The nucleotide sequence cctaaaaatacgatatctcagctattgtAAGAAATACAACCTTGCGGATAATTCCATTGGATTTGGAAGGAACcagctaagacaaaactgttggaattttcccgataatgcttacagaagccgatatatcgacctccaaaattagaaaattttcatttttcgggtatacatAGGTACTTGGAATTTTTCTAAGACacaaccgttggaatttttccgatagttCCCATAGAAGCTGATGTATCAGCTTTCAAAGcttgggattttttatttttcgggtataccccatCGTTGGATGTGCATTTGCCGTAAAATAAAGTATTGAATGGAGAATTCCATGGAGGTCTACATAAATCAGGTAGTTGAGACGTCACAGAATTTAAGGCGGACTGGTTTCAAGATTGATGAGGAATTAATAGGCTCACTTTTGTTCGCAGGCCTGCCTGAGAATTACGGTTCCTTGAATATGGCAGTGGAACATATGGCGATGCTTTCATGGTCAGTAAAGGAAATAAGCATAGTTACAGGAGGGCAGCGAAAGATGGCACAAGTAGTTCTACGGCGGACAGTGGTTCAAGTTCCAATAATAATgtaaagataaacaaaaaagaaataactaaTGTTACTTGTTTTAGATGCAAGAAAAATGGTCATTACATGTTTAAATGCCATCATTCAGAGCCAGATACCATTTTCGAGTGATCCTCATTTTTATACTCCTTTCGTGCATATGCTAGATACTGTACAGTATCTGTTAGATTTaacttaataactttattagCTCCTTTTTTGCCTAAAAGGTTAGACGGCGACAGTTACCTACACATTAATTACAAAATGTTCTTCCGGAATTATTTGAAGGAGTTCCAGATGACATGCAAGTTTAGTTCCAATACCATTAGCCAGCTCATGTCCATCGAGGtgtaaaactttatttaaatgacGCTTTTCTAAATAGGCAAAGGTGGACTAATTCTGTGACCTGCTAGATCTTCGGACTTGACACCATCAGATTTCTATGCGTGGGGGGCGGACTACAGAGCTGGTTTATACAGAAGAAATCATATTAAAAGaccatttaataagaaaaatttcgaGCTCTGCTAGAGGCGTTCTGAAATTTTGAATAGTCTGCACTGACTAAGTTACTATATGAGATTCTTTATCAAACCTAAGCTGGAAGTAAActctttactttttatttggtGTCCTCGTTTACCTCTGGTCTGTACTAACGGATTGTTAAatcatttgaattattttttttccacctGACCTATAATTTGTGTAATCTAATCGAGATGACCCTAAGCTTTAAGTTGGGTGACATttcacaatattatttttaaaacacctACCCTACTGCAATTATCATTTTCAAtcgatatttactataaaaataaaaccacaTAAGAAAGTTGAAAGCAAAAGCGTTAACTCAGAAATAATGCCCCAGCAATACTCACTATAATATCTCCAATTGGTAATTGGAGAAATGCTAACTGAGCAATTTATCACTTGATGTATGTCTTGAAGAAGCATCATGGCCGAAACGTAGCCACCATAACCTTTTCCCACCACGCATATCTTCTCGTTATCAATGTACTTGAAGGTGTCTCGTAAGTACGTTAGTACCGCGAGTTGGTCTTGGACCTCGATCAGCCCAATTCTTCGTTGGATTTCCCGTCGCATTTTTATACCTGAAAAACGTTTTGATATGAAGAGCAGCTAAAGTAACCTTTTTCAGTTCTTTACCTTGATAACCTGAGCCTCTAGCATCAATTTTGGCTACGATGTAGCTACGAGTACTGGCAAGGTACCATGACCACGACACTTCCCACTTCGATGATACGGCTTGAGAAGATGGTGCTGCGTCACTAGTAAAGGAATAATACTAGACTTTTTCCTTACAAGTTCATGAAAAATACTTACACTAATAAAACTAACGGAAACGTGCAATCTTCATACTCCCTCAAACTCGCAGGCAGATACAATTTCACCTGCGCCCTATACCCAAACTCGATCTCCACCGAGATGTGTTTCTCCTGTGGCGGCGAGAACTTTTTGATTCGCCTTCGTAACTTCGAACTGGTGTCTAGTACCGCTAGACGGCTGTACGGATGAGTTTTCGCTAAGATCACTATAGGAATTTCTGGTCCCAAACATTCCTGTATGAAGTAGCTGAGGTTCTTGCTGAAAAAGATATGGTTGTAGTTGCACCTGTAACTCATCCACATGTTTTCGTTTAAAATGGTCTCGTTGAAATAGGATTCGTCGTCGGTGCAGTTGGTTTGAAACTCGCGGATGCAGGTGAGACATTCCCAGTCGGGAAGGGCGGATCTGTCAATGATGCGGATTAGGTGACGGAATCCCGGATGATCGATCGTGGCCAGTGCATAACTAAGTAGAAGAAAGAAGAGAGGAATTATAGAAGAAATTATTACTGAAATAATTTGAAGTAGAATTGAACTGAAATAAGCAGATAAGTAAATCTAAGCATGCATGTTCTTagaagaacattttttaaattaaggtaaACTAACAAATTAAAAAGCTTGGCAATGAACGAGATTTCAATTCGTATGTTTGGTATAAAGCAGGGCTTCTTAATCTACCAGGACTAGGTAGGTAGTTAAAGAGTTCAAATCCCACCCAGGaccaaactttttaatttttcagtttactTTTACTCCGAAAACATTCTTCTAAGtagaattttttagtttacataatttgaaaaactttaGGAATAGTAGAGCTGATAATTACATGAAAGAATTTTCTTCGTCCCAGGCCAAGATTTTGGTAACCTCAAATGGACCATGTGTCAAGGGTCTCACTCTCCCCTTATAAATTTCGCAGACGTGCATGTAATGACCGTTATCGCCATCTTTAACTGGAAGCCTTACCAAGGCCTTTGTACCGTTTTCATTAAAGACCGGATGGTAGACTGGCTCTGTCCAGCCGATGTTCTCGTGTTCTTTCTCCACgtgaaactaaaaaattacttaaatgtaTATCAACAAGGTTATAAGctcaaaacataatttaaacaCCGAGTATGGCGTGGGTCTTTTTAGGAATAATAGACTTTTCCTTCAAAATTCTCATATGAGCTAACGAAAACAAGTGGTGCTCAAGATGGGATGTAAAAGTGCTCATGAATCTTGATACCAGTTCCAGACAAAAGCATGTTAACGTTTACTTTTAAACTGTACCGTTATTCCCGTacgttaggtgtgaattaaatcAACCGAAAATAGTCATTAgtcaacttatttatttacacacttaacTACGAAAATACGATCACTCACGACTgctaaagatatttatttttcctgtatttacttacaactatttaaatctcgcgccaatattccgaaatTTACTTTACTGTACTGACAACTGGCTACTGTCGGCGATGCGGCTTcctatatactcggcagaacgctgtttcGGAACATTTCCGTCAGCTTTTGAGACGTCATCCGCAGTGCCACCTACGTCATTCGGGATTTACAGAGAATCAGCCGGTTTCTCGGTGCCACAATATCGTATATGTGGCGTATACAAAGCGATATGTAGTCGCAGAACTCTTACAAAGCCACCTTTATTTAGGGAGGTAACTAATCAAGAATTAGCTAAGGATATTGAAACTTAGACCTGAAACGTTCTGGATATCAATCTTTGCATAGTGGCATTATCGTAACCATTGAGTGCGTGGATAAGCTTTATCTTCATTAGCAGCAACATCGACCTATAATTAATctctttttgaaaatcataacctaaaaaatgaacaaaaacgAAATGTCTTGTAAAAAGTGAATGaagacttttaaaaaagccTTAAAAAGAAGGTCTAGCAATATGAACAGGTGACAAGTGGAAGAAAAATTTGCACAGCCGTACCAAAGTATGGCGAGATAGATATATTCGAGAGTATTCTTAGTTCAACATATGAAGTTACTGAATTTTTATCAGATGTGTTGAATAAGGATGAACTTTTTTTCAAAGGTATTTGACTTAGTAAGTTACAAATTATTGTTAGATCAGATGCTTTGAATAATGGTGAACTTTTTCTTGATGGATGAACTATCTATACTGACTTTGCAATTGACAAAGTAaattacaagattttgttgGAAAAGCTTAGACTGGCTGGAGTAGACAGCAGTAAGTGGATTGGCAAGTGTCTGTCTAAAGGAAACATAAGTAGAATCTAAATTAGCAAATGGATTTACTAAAACTATTATTGACCTTCTCAAATCCCACACCAATGATTTGAGGTGTATTCTCCAAGAATAACATTACTATAATGTGAAATTCTACTTCGTCTAAGTACCTACCTGACGAAATTAATAAGTGACAAAACACTAGATGTGGCTAATAGCTGCATATAATATGGTTTGGCTCCTAGTTAATCAAGAAGTCTACTACCAACCAATTTTTATAAGCAATCGTCAATATTTCAGAACGAAAtgaatatttatacaaatactTAGGCTAACCGCCCGATGGCGCTACTATCGCAAAGGAATTGATAATTATGTAGTATCCTTCGATGTCGACTGTCAAAAACGATCACGTGATATAAATTCACGATTCGTATTGGCAGACTTCTGATTGAAGAAAGTTGAAACGAGACAGGTGACTCAGTAGGCATCTGAAAAGATTATGTGGGTCATATCCTGCGTGAAATGTTTGACATATAAGAATTTTCAGCGCATGGGTACCACGTTTGCTCTCACTCCGGACAATCACTGCAACAACCGTGAGAACACTTCAGTATCTGATACTGTTGAAGTCCAATCCGAACATTACCGAAACGGATCAACTTATACACACCAAAGAACAAGGTTTAATTGAAATTATGTACTTTACCCAGCGAACGTGCTCTGACAATATGGAAGATTAAAAGACTGGTGTAACTCAGAAATGCTGATGTAACTCTAGAATTGCCACCTCCAGGCCAGTTGGTCTGAGTTAGTCGAAGTGGGTTACAAACTGTTGCTTCATCCACCGTATTCTCCAGATTTGCCCTCGTGCAACTTCTGAATGTTTCAAAACTTGGAGAAGTCTGAGAAATAGAAATACTGAGGACGTTTTCGGTGCTACAGAGATCTACTTCGAAGACTTCATATTTCTTAGACGAgttattgtaacgatattgtaaaaaGTCGAGAAtaccagctgattctccgttATTTCAAAATGACATAACTGgtacaccgcacgacgtctcggGAGACGCGTggaaggtcagcgaatcttccggaatcatggtcagctgagtatataaggagccgcgtcacCGCTGGGAGTCAGTAGATAATTTGGTGCAATAAAgtttggaatattggcgcgatatttaaatcggacatgaatagtagtaaataaatatttctactaGTCGTAAGGTATCGTATTTAGAGGTGTAtgtgtgtaaataaatcagttgactattttcgtgTATCGgctattttagtttaatttgcTAAACTATGTTGAGAAATAAATTTCcacttttctaaaatatttgcttttattttatagacTAAATTATGATCTAGAGAAAAAGGGCACTTAAGATTATATGAAACTTAAAAGGCTCTTTTCGTATAGGAACAATACTGACGGAAACAAAATCGGTGTGTTGATAACAGATGAAACTCTTCAGtgtattctaaatttaaattaaataggcgtaaaaggtcagcgaatcttccggaatcatggtcagccgagtatatgaAGAGCCGCATCATTTTCTACCGTATTCTCCAGATTTGGCCTTGTGCGACTTCTGAAtgtttcaaaacttaaaaaagtctAAGAAATAGAAATACTGAGGAGGTTTCCGCTGCCACAGAGATCTACTTCGAAGACTTCATATTTCTTAGACGAgttattgtaacgatattgtaaaaaGCCGAGAAtaccagctgattctccgttATTTCGGAATGACATAACTGgtacaccgcacgacgtctcggGAGACGCGTGGAAGGTCAGCGAGTTttccggaatcatggtcagctgagtatataaggagccgcgtcacCGCTGGGAGTCAGTCAGtgcagtaaattttaaaatattggcgCAATATCTGAATCGGATacaaatagtaataaataaacatttctatTTTCGTGTATCGATTATTTTAATTGGAACCGAACAAACGGCAAAAAAGGTAGAGGAGACTGGGGTCAATTGTAACACGGGTCAATTGAAACAGTAATCAAAACTTTCTTCCGCTACAAGATAGAAACAAATTGCTCGCGTAATATAGACCATAATATCGAGTATCGACAACCATTTTCTGGCAGTACGCCGCGGGCCATTAAACAAAGTATACGTACCTAGTGCGAGATTTTGTGTTTTCACGTATCCAAAGTAAGTATTTACTATATTTCTTATGCATGTGTAAATGAGTCTGTATGTGTATTTAGTTTGTTTGTCAGCTTTCATTAGTTAGGACATTAATctagtaaattaattagtttatttaatttaagatcaGTCCCGAAAACTGATCGTTCAAGTCGAGATATATCTTTATATGAATCTGCATATGCAGAGCTCAGAAATGGAAGTTCTCTACGCTTAGCTGCCGACCAATTTGGGATCTCTCATGTGTCTTTGTTGCGATACAAGCGAAAGAAAGAAGCTGCGGGAAATACTGAAGGTCAACCACCTGTTACAATGGGCTATAAACCTGCAAATAAAGTTCTTAATGAACTTCAAGAAACCGAAATggtaaagtacataaaaaaagcTGCAGACATTTATCAAGGTCTGTCAACCAAAGATATTCGGAGACTTGCGTTAGAATTAaccattaaatattatatagataAACCGGACACTTGGATTAAAAACGGCATGGCAGGAGAAGACTGGTTTTCCGGTTTTATGTCAAGACACCGTGACTTATCAATAAGAGCACCACAAGCAACCAGCTTAGCCAGAGCAACCAGCTTCAATTGTGCAaatgtttctatattttttaataatattgccAAAGTTTTGGATCGAGACAAATTTGAAGCAAAGGATATTTACAACGTAGACGAAACTGGTGTGACAACAGTCCTGAAACCAAATCGAATTGTAGCAAAAAGAGGCATGAAACAAGTGGGTGCAATTACTTCACAAGAACGTGATACACTCGTAATAGTTAGGGTGGCAATAAACGCACTAGGCAATTCGATTCCGCCCATGTTTATTTTTCCTCGACTGCGGTTTCAGGATCATTTTATTCGTGATGATCCACCAGGCTGTATTGGGGCTGGAAACGGGTCAGGATGGATGCAAGAAAAAGAGTTCGTCTTGTTCTTAAAACACTTTCAAAAGCACACAAATTTTTCACAAGCTCATAAGGTTGTGAATATACGATGTCTTTATATGATTTACCCGGAATTGTCGCAACATCATCGCCCTTAGCTCTTACACAAAGCAATATCCAAGCCGGATTTAAGTGTACAGGGATATATCCTTTTAACAGAGATATTTTTACGGAGACAGATTTCTCGCCATCTTTTGTCACAGATAGGTTGCCTCCAATCGAACCTTCAGTTTCACCTGCTTTAGATCCAGGCAACAATCTGAATCTGACAGATCCTACTTTGGAATATACATTTGATAATCCTACCTCATCTACGTCTGTTACCAATAGGTTGCCTTTAACCGAACCTCCAAATGATCATCCTAGTTCAAATCCAGCAAACAATTTGACTGTACCAACCTTAGAAGATGAGTTTCAAACCCCAATGCCATCAACTTCTCGGGGcctaaaaaattgtgaaatttccGAAAACACCCAAAATAACACGTTTTCACCAGAAGGTGTTAGGCCTTTCGGAAAATAAACACAAGAGGAAAGAAAAAGAGGAAGTCAACCGTGTACACCGATACACCGGAAAAGGAGGAAATAGAGAGAGAAGCTAATAAGAAAACATAAAAGGTCAAACGGAATCTGGAAACCGAAAAGAAGGGTCcaaagaaaatcccaaaaaaagcACCCGTGAGAACAAGAAAGAAGTCATCTGAAAATTCTACCGACGACGAAAGTGAATGCTTTTGTTTGGTGTGTGTTGaaccatttaataaaagtaagccAGGTGAACAGTGGATCCGATGTAGTAACTGCAAAATGTGGTCGCATGAAGCATGCACGCCACAAGAGCTCACATATTATGTTTGCCATAATTGCCAAAGTGACTGACCAAAAATTGAAAGTTAAGTGTTACACATTTATATTATAAGAACCACcagttattgttttttgtttttaaacattttcctaagttttattttatgttcctACGTTTCTGTTTAATGTTCCTCCTCATAAGCAGAATATTagcttctgttattttttttgttggtatgaggcattttttacagtttctatatgattttgagtcttttttgaataataaaagaaaataaaaagaaatgtgtgttttatttaatctatattGCTTTTGTTACAACTATCCCCATAATGTGTTTCAATTGACCCTAGATCGGGGTCGTTTGAAACATTATGCTCCaccacttatttttatttgcatatttttttttcgcttaACTATAGTCAAATTTAACTACTAGGTCAAGTATGTCAAGTTCCCAGCTATATGTTACCTATTTTTTGATCATATTATAGTATTTATCTAaccaggaaaaaaatatttgtacaaaatggTTCAATTGGATTTCTCCAGTCTCCCCTACACTGTTAAGAAATAAATTGCCacttttccaaattatttgCTTTTCTTTTGTATGCTAAGTAATTGTCCAGAGAAAATAAGCACTTAAGATTATATGGAACTCAAAAGGTTCTCTTCGGAGCATTACTAATGGTAACAAAACGGAGGTGTTGATACCAGGTGACATTCTTCAGTCTACactaaatttgaattaaataaagcGAAAGTCAAGACTTGTAAAGTTGAGAATAAAGAGGGAAAAATCCCTCTAATAAAAAGTGGAAAGTTTACATTCGACGTATTAGTTTTCACTTATTCttcaagatttaataaataagttgattaaaaaattaaaatcagagGAGTGTTCAAATTAATTAAGTGATCTTCAAATATTTGACGTAAATGACGTTAATATTGCAAGAGGCATAAGTCAGCCCAAGAATAGGAAGTTTAGATCAATGTTGTTTAATATATCAGAagcttttaataaaatcttattaagATCATAACTTTTAGATTATCGTGCTAAATTCCTACTTCCATTAATATTCTTTCTATGccttttaagataataattgtaaaagCAAGTCAAATGAATAacgttatttaatttatattcggaattgtaaaataaacacaatagataCTCACATCAGTACAATTGTAATTACTCTGATGACCGCATGTAGCGATAACAAAAGTATTGTGCGCTCTGTTAAGCCACACAATATCCACGCTATTCTCTCCATTAAATTTGGCACTGGTTACGTAACTGTCTACACTGACACTGTTGGTGGGCTTCAGTTCGAATGGAAACAGATATTTCGGCGTAGTTAAATTAACGATCCACACGTTTATGACCGGATTTGGCGTTTCCACCTATAAAAGAAAACTATTCCAAACTAATCGATGCTGATTTACAAAACTGAACTCACCCGGGGATATCGAAAACTCCTCACCTCCGGATAAATCCCTCCCATGTTCTGGCTATCATACCACGTATACGAATACTCGCCCACTTTACTATTATTGAAACtaatataaagtaaataataactATCGGGAGAGAACCAGAGGGCATGAGAGGTGCGCAGGATTTCATTTTCATATAACCAATCAGGCACCCCATTGAATATGAGTCGAGGTATTCCGGTCTTGGTGATCCTGCACACCAAATCTTTTTCCACCTTCGGTTTGTAGTAGATGTCGTTTTCATATACAAAAGCTACAGCAGCACCGTCTGGTGACCAGGTGGCGTATTGTAAATAAGGCGCACTCTCGTCAAGTTCATTTGGTGATAATGGTCTCCGTTCTCTGGAATTAAGTTGCTACAGTGTGTAAGTTAGGAACAATGATAGAAGTTGTACCTGGTAGCAATCTCGTAAATGTGATATTTGGCCAGCGTCGAATATTTGTAGACTTTGATGATGTGGCTTATGAGTAGGACGAATTTTAGGTCGCTTGAAACGATGAAGTCGGCAACCTCGTATTGTctctgaaaaaataattttctgtaatGAAAATGTAGAAATTAAAGAAGATGATGATTGTAGTTCTTAGTGTCCAGAGGCACTGCTTTGTTAAGAGTGAGAAATAGAGATGGTGATGGTGATGTGAGAAATAGAGATGTGAGAAATAGAGATGGTGAAGAATAATTCTAATGCTAATTAGAGATGAAGAGATCAATAATAAAAGATCAAGGGCGGATACTTACCAATGTAATATTCGTCATAATAACGCTCGTATTTAAGTTATCTGCATTGTATAAGGAAATGCCACCAAATATatctttgaaaataaattcgTTATCTAAAAATGACATAAAACagtattttgaaatttctttGTCTCATGGGTGGTACTACCTGACATCCACGTTCCATTAAACCTAGCCGGTGGaggtaattttacaaaaatatcttcTAAACTGGGCTTGATCCCCTTTATCCTCGGGGACTCTTCTGGTGGCGAAACTAGAATTATGCTAAATACAATCAGTCCTAGTACGGCGGCTATCACTAGTAATGCGATGAAGATACCCCGCCAGTTTCGTTCGTTGGGTGAGTTTACAACCAATtcctgaaacaaataaaaaaatacctttttactTAAGTAGTAAGATCTACTTGAGCTTAAGGACTAAGGGTGAAGCCTAATATGGAGGACTGGAGGCCCCACCTTTTTGTCAATCCTTATCCACCTACCCTTAAGTTATATCTACTAGGACGCTCTAGAATAATCCTATATAGTAGTTAGGTTTTTGATATTTCATCGACTTTAACCCAGTAATCAGTATACACCGTTCAACTCTTTTCcagttttttcttgttttatcgCAGGTGCAAACTACTAACTTGAGACTAATGACTGACTTCTCCATTCAACTGTGACTAGGGACACATAAAATCTGACCTTAGTCTTTTCCTTCTGCAGGCTTTCTGCTTAATGTTACTTCTAATATTCCAAAGATTTCCGCTTTAAGCATACGGAAGCTTCAGTGAGGAAGAAGATTTTATTAGTACCAACACCTGGGCTTACACATATAGATCACTTGCATTAAAAACCAAATCGACTTCATCCTCATTAACAAAAAATAGCTTGACCTCATCCTGATCTGAATCGAATAATGCCTATTGGTCTTTAAAAAGAGTAtcgcttaaaataaatattgtttctaCCAAAATTTGACAATTCTGATCCCCCATCGCTCTGTATAGACTCTAT is from Anthonomus grandis grandis chromosome 14, icAntGran1.3, whole genome shotgun sequence and encodes:
- the LOC126744786 gene encoding inactive dipeptidyl peptidase 10 isoform X4, whose amino-acid sequence is MNTVQSTGTGGHATTKKSRRDEELVVNSPNERNWRGIFIALLVIAAVLGLIVFSIILVSPPEESPRIKGIKPSLEDIFVKLPPPARFNGTWMSDNEFIFKDIFGGISLYNADNLNTSVIMTNITLRQYEVADFIVSSDLKFVLLISHIIKVYKYSTLAKYHIYEIATRERRPLSPNELDESAPYLQYATWSPDGAAVAFVYENDIYYKPKVEKDLVCRITKTGIPRLIFNGVPDWLYENEILRTSHALWFSPDSYYLLYISFNNSKVGEYSYTWYDSQNMGGIYPEVRSFRYPRVETPNPVINVWIVNLTTPKYLFPFELKPTNSVSVDSYVTSAKFNGENSVDIVWLNRAHNTFVIATCGHQSNYNCTDFHVEKEHENIGWTEPVYHPVFNENGTKALVRLPVKDGDNGHYMHVCEIYKGRVRPLTHGPFEVTKILAWDEENSFIYALATIDHPGFRHLIRIIDRSALPDWECLTCIREFQTNCTDDESYFNETILNENMWMSYRCNYNHIFFSKNLSYFIQECLGPEIPIVILAKTHPYSRLAVLDTSSKLRRRIKKFSPPQEKHISVEIEFGYRAQVKLYLPASLREYEDCTFPLVLLVDAAPSSQAVSSKWEVSWSWYLASTRSYIVAKIDARGSGYQGIKMRREIQRRIGLIEVQDQLAVLTYLRDTFKYIDNEKICVVGKGYGGYVSAMMLLQDIHQVINCSVSISPITNWRYYNSFYTEKYLGLPSKHPLEYENADLALKAANMNNRNFFLIYGTADTRVTSQHSIMLAKTLIEQNVLFRHLAYPDESYDFKQKAKLHMFKQIDLFFNDSFGPVIEDWIEDTAFFI
- the LOC126744786 gene encoding inactive dipeptidyl peptidase 10 isoform X2 encodes the protein MANAVPQIKPVISTVSTINPLPESEMDALLLGRTRELVVNSPNERNWRGIFIALLVIAAVLGLIVFSIILVSPPEESPRIKGIKPSLEDIFVKLPPPARFNGTWMSDNEFIFKDIFGGISLYNADNLNTSVIMTNITLRQYEVADFIVSSDLKFVLLISHIIKVYKYSTLAKYHIYEIATRERRPLSPNELDESAPYLQYATWSPDGAAVAFVYENDIYYKPKVEKDLVCRITKTGIPRLIFNGVPDWLYENEILRTSHALWFSPDSYYLLYISFNNSKVGEYSYTWYDSQNMGGIYPEVRSFRYPRVETPNPVINVWIVNLTTPKYLFPFELKPTNSVSVDSYVTSAKFNGENSVDIVWLNRAHNTFVIATCGHQSNYNCTDFHVEKEHENIGWTEPVYHPVFNENGTKALVRLPVKDGDNGHYMHVCEIYKGRVRPLTHGPFEVTKILAWDEENSFIYALATIDHPGFRHLIRIIDRSALPDWECLTCIREFQTNCTDDESYFNETILNENMWMSYRCNYNHIFFSKNLSYFIQECLGPEIPIVILAKTHPYSRLAVLDTSSKLRRRIKKFSPPQEKHISVEIEFGYRAQVKLYLPASLREYEDCTFPLVLLVDAAPSSQAVSSKWEVSWSWYLASTRSYIVAKIDARGSGYQGIKMRREIQRRIGLIEVQDQLAVLTYLRDTFKYIDNEKICVVGKGYGGYVSAMMLLQDIHQVINCSVSISPITNWRYYNSFYTEKYLGLPSKHPLEYENADLALKAANMNNRNFFLIYGTADTRVTSQHSIMLAKTLIEQNVLFRHLAYPDESYDFKQKAKLHMFKQIDLFFNDSFGPVIEDWIEDTAFFI
- the LOC126744786 gene encoding inactive dipeptidyl peptidase 10 isoform X3; its protein translation is MQTNVHIDTKNLGGSPERRIKGPGGQTKRTLEELVVNSPNERNWRGIFIALLVIAAVLGLIVFSIILVSPPEESPRIKGIKPSLEDIFVKLPPPARFNGTWMSDNEFIFKDIFGGISLYNADNLNTSVIMTNITLRQYEVADFIVSSDLKFVLLISHIIKVYKYSTLAKYHIYEIATRERRPLSPNELDESAPYLQYATWSPDGAAVAFVYENDIYYKPKVEKDLVCRITKTGIPRLIFNGVPDWLYENEILRTSHALWFSPDSYYLLYISFNNSKVGEYSYTWYDSQNMGGIYPEVRSFRYPRVETPNPVINVWIVNLTTPKYLFPFELKPTNSVSVDSYVTSAKFNGENSVDIVWLNRAHNTFVIATCGHQSNYNCTDFHVEKEHENIGWTEPVYHPVFNENGTKALVRLPVKDGDNGHYMHVCEIYKGRVRPLTHGPFEVTKILAWDEENSFIYALATIDHPGFRHLIRIIDRSALPDWECLTCIREFQTNCTDDESYFNETILNENMWMSYRCNYNHIFFSKNLSYFIQECLGPEIPIVILAKTHPYSRLAVLDTSSKLRRRIKKFSPPQEKHISVEIEFGYRAQVKLYLPASLREYEDCTFPLVLLVDAAPSSQAVSSKWEVSWSWYLASTRSYIVAKIDARGSGYQGIKMRREIQRRIGLIEVQDQLAVLTYLRDTFKYIDNEKICVVGKGYGGYVSAMMLLQDIHQVINCSVSISPITNWRYYNSFYTEKYLGLPSKHPLEYENADLALKAANMNNRNFFLIYGTADTRVTSQHSIMLAKTLIEQNVLFRHLAYPDESYDFKQKAKLHMFKQIDLFFNDSFGPVIEDWIEDTAFFI
- the LOC126744786 gene encoding inactive dipeptidyl peptidase 10 isoform X1 codes for the protein MGDDKKVPERNNKFELSFFRKISSKNFGKSPERKKSIKSPLKRVKITTGPYAYVEELVVNSPNERNWRGIFIALLVIAAVLGLIVFSIILVSPPEESPRIKGIKPSLEDIFVKLPPPARFNGTWMSDNEFIFKDIFGGISLYNADNLNTSVIMTNITLRQYEVADFIVSSDLKFVLLISHIIKVYKYSTLAKYHIYEIATRERRPLSPNELDESAPYLQYATWSPDGAAVAFVYENDIYYKPKVEKDLVCRITKTGIPRLIFNGVPDWLYENEILRTSHALWFSPDSYYLLYISFNNSKVGEYSYTWYDSQNMGGIYPEVRSFRYPRVETPNPVINVWIVNLTTPKYLFPFELKPTNSVSVDSYVTSAKFNGENSVDIVWLNRAHNTFVIATCGHQSNYNCTDFHVEKEHENIGWTEPVYHPVFNENGTKALVRLPVKDGDNGHYMHVCEIYKGRVRPLTHGPFEVTKILAWDEENSFIYALATIDHPGFRHLIRIIDRSALPDWECLTCIREFQTNCTDDESYFNETILNENMWMSYRCNYNHIFFSKNLSYFIQECLGPEIPIVILAKTHPYSRLAVLDTSSKLRRRIKKFSPPQEKHISVEIEFGYRAQVKLYLPASLREYEDCTFPLVLLVDAAPSSQAVSSKWEVSWSWYLASTRSYIVAKIDARGSGYQGIKMRREIQRRIGLIEVQDQLAVLTYLRDTFKYIDNEKICVVGKGYGGYVSAMMLLQDIHQVINCSVSISPITNWRYYNSFYTEKYLGLPSKHPLEYENADLALKAANMNNRNFFLIYGTADTRVTSQHSIMLAKTLIEQNVLFRHLAYPDESYDFKQKAKLHMFKQIDLFFNDSFGPVIEDWIEDTAFFI